Genomic DNA from Proteobacteria bacterium CG1_02_64_396:
TGTCGTCGAGCCAAGAAGCCTCTATCGCTCCGGCAGCGATCTTCCCGCCGTTTGGGGCAAGTCGGCCCTGGTGCAGGTGGCGCAGCCCCCAGCCGACACCGCCATCCCCGGCGTCGCCCTGCCTGCGCGGGTGGCGGTCGAGGCGCAGCGCTGGCGCGAGCTGGCGCAGTGGGCCGAGCAGCAGAGCGGGCGGTTGGTGGTGGTTGCCGACGGCACCGGGCAAAACCGGGTGGTGCGGGAGATCTTCGCCACCCACAAGCTCACCCCCGCCGCCGATCTGAACGAGGCGCTGGGGCGCCAGGGGCACTTTGTTGTTCCCGGCGTCATTCCCGATTCGGTCACCCTGCCCGACGGCACCATCCTGCTTTCGAGCCGCGACCTCTTCGGCGCCCGGGTCCACCGCCGCGCTCCGGTCAGCCAAAGCCGGGAGCGCGAGCGCATCGCCAGCGCCATCCGCCGCCTGGATGATCTCAAAGAGGGGGACTGGGTGGTCCATGCCGACCACGGCATCGCCCGTTATCAAGGGCTCGTCCGCCTCGATGCGGGGGGGATGCCGGGCGATTACCTGCTGCTGATGTTCGACCAAGAGGGGCGGCTTTACGTCCCGGTCGATCAGCTCACCCTGGTGTCGAAGTACCAGAAGGGGGGGGAGGGGGAGGTTAAAGCCGACCGGCTGGGGTCGGATCGTTGGGTCAGAACCCGACGCAAGGCGCGCGAGAAGATTCTGGAGCTGGCGGGGGAGCTGATCGAGGTGCAGGCCAAGCGCAACGCCGCCCGCCGCCCCGTCTACGAGGAGGGGGGGATCACCTACGAGGAGTTTGCAAGCGCCTTCCCCTTTGAAGAGACCGACGATCAGCTCACCGCCATTCAGGCCATCGAGTCCGACCTAGAGGCGCCACGCCCCATGGATCGCCTGATTTGCGGCGACGTCGGCTTCGGCAAGACCGAGGTCGCCATGCGGGCCGCCATGCGGGCGGTGCTGGCCGGGCGGCAGGTGGTGCTGCTGGCCCCCACCACCATCCTGGTGAACCAACACCTGAACACCTTCGAGCGCCGCTTCGCCGGGTTCCCGGTGCGCATCGAGGCAATGTCGCGCTTCAACACCCGCAAGGAGCAGCAAGAGATCCTGGCCGCCGCCAAAGAGGGGAAGGTCGACGTGTTGCTCGGCACCCACCGCCTGCTGCAAAAGGATGTGGAGCTGCCCCGCATGGGGATGCTGATCGTCGACGAGGAACAGCGCTTCGGGGTCGCCCACAAAGAGCGGCTGAAAAAGATGCGCGACGAGGTCGATATTTTAACCCTCACCGCCACCCCGATCCCCCGCACCCTGAACATGGCGCTGGCCGGGCTGCGCGACCTATCGCTCATCACCACCCCCCCCACCGACCGGCTGGCGGTGCGCACCTTCGTCAGTCAGTGGGACGACCGGATCATTCAAGAGGCGGTGCGCCGCGAGCTGCACCGGGGTGGGCAGGTTTATTTCGTGCACAACCGGGTCGAGTCGATTGAGGCGACCGCCCGCAGTTTGGGCAAGTTGGTTCCCGAGGCGACCATTCGGGTCGCCCACGGCCAGATGTCGGAGGGGGAGCTTGAGGAGGTGATGCTCGACCTCTACGAGGGGCGCGTTCACATCCTGGTCGCCTCGACCATCATCGAAAGCGGCCTTGATGTGCCCAGCGCCAACACCATCATCATCAACCGGGCCGACAAACTCGGCCTCGGCCAGCTCTACCAGCTGCGCGGCCGGGTAGGACGCTCGAAACACCGCGCTTACTGCTACCTGATCGCCCCGAAGATCGACCTCTTGAGCGAGGATGCCCAGCAGCGGCTGCGGGCGGTCTCAGAGATGGATCGCCTCGGGGGCGGCTTTGCCCTGGCCACGCAAGACATGGAGATCCGCGGCGCCGGCAACCTGCTGGGCGAGGAACAAAGCGGGGAGATCGACGCGGTGGGGTTGTCGCTCTTCATGGAGCTGCTGGAGGACGCCACCGCCGAGCTCAAGGGTGAAAAACGGCATGCCCCGGCCGCCAACGTCGAGGCGGTGCTGGGGATCCCGACCTTGATCCCCGAGGAGTACGTGCCCGACATGCGGCTGCGCCTGACCCTCTACCGCCGCATCAACGAGGTCGCCACCCAGGATCAGGCCGACGGACTGCTCGACGAGCTGCGTGATCGCTTCGGCACTCCGCCCGAGCCGGTGGTGAGCCTGGTCAACCTGATGCCGATCAAGGCGATGGCGGCCAAATGCGGCATCAAGCGGATCGAGGCGGGGCCCAAAGGGATGTCGCTGCGCTTCGGCGAGACCCCGTTGATCCCAGCGGCCAAGCTGGTGGCGCTGATCCAGAAGGATCCCAAGCGGTTCTTGCCCGACGGTCCGTTGGGATTGGTGGTACGGGTGGCGATGCCCGAAGCGGCCGATCGGCTGGAGCGGGCCAAGCAGGTGATGCGGCGTTTGGAGCGGATGGTGGGGTGAGGCGGGGCTGCCCGTGTGCATGAGCCCCCCTTGTAATGAGCGCCGCCCTCGGCGCGATTGCCCTGAGCTTCCTAACCAATAAACGCCTACAACAAGTGAACAGCCAAAGGGCTACGTAGCGCGGGGCTCGATCTGAACCCCATCTTCAAGTTGACGGTGGGCGGGGGGGGTGGATGTGTTGGAGGATCTTCCCGAAGACGCTCCCG
This window encodes:
- a CDS encoding transcription-repair coupling factor codes for the protein MIPAHFEPTPPPPFGPGGFPVCAFGRKNPMTHRILCPDTYLALEAARLAQTTDQVVLVARDVAQMDKFDEVLRLARATVLPFPQWEILPFDRFSPHSEITARRLRTLRALTQGGRGVVLMTAAGVAQKLIGRKTLTAASQVLALGDEWSNAQAEATLARAGYRRVDLVEGPGEFAVRGDLIELFSPWGDQPVRIDRFGDEIESIRCFDPSDQRTTERLESLTLLPVREVILRAGDDALRGRLTGTFGARIVPTALFSDLKGGIYRQGIEFLLPLIDPDCSWIEQYLSRDALWVVARGVEEQGQTFWHEALDRHAEAERHGDFVVEPRSLYRSGSDLPAVWGKSALVQVAQPPADTAIPGVALPARVAVEAQRWRELAQWAEQQSGRLVVVADGTGQNRVVREIFATHKLTPAADLNEALGRQGHFVVPGVIPDSVTLPDGTILLSSRDLFGARVHRRAPVSQSRERERIASAIRRLDDLKEGDWVVHADHGIARYQGLVRLDAGGMPGDYLLLMFDQEGRLYVPVDQLTLVSKYQKGGEGEVKADRLGSDRWVRTRRKAREKILELAGELIEVQAKRNAARRPVYEEGGITYEEFASAFPFEETDDQLTAIQAIESDLEAPRPMDRLICGDVGFGKTEVAMRAAMRAVLAGRQVVLLAPTTILVNQHLNTFERRFAGFPVRIEAMSRFNTRKEQQEILAAAKEGKVDVLLGTHRLLQKDVELPRMGMLIVDEEQRFGVAHKERLKKMRDEVDILTLTATPIPRTLNMALAGLRDLSLITTPPTDRLAVRTFVSQWDDRIIQEAVRRELHRGGQVYFVHNRVESIEATARSLGKLVPEATIRVAHGQMSEGELEEVMLDLYEGRVHILVASTIIESGLDVPSANTIIINRADKLGLGQLYQLRGRVGRSKHRAYCYLIAPKIDLLSEDAQQRLRAVSEMDRLGGGFALATQDMEIRGAGNLLGEEQSGEIDAVGLSLFMELLEDATAELKGEKRHAPAANVEAVLGIPTLIPEEYVPDMRLRLTLYRRINEVATQDQADGLLDELRDRFGTPPEPVVSLVNLMPIKAMAAKCGIKRIEAGPKGMSLRFGETPLIPAAKLVALIQKDPKRFLPDGPLGLVVRVAMPEAADRLERAKQVMRRLERMVG